In a genomic window of Sardina pilchardus chromosome 20, fSarPil1.1, whole genome shotgun sequence:
- the LOC134067876 gene encoding mucin-2-like, giving the protein MIGATLSTINEVTESATTDEAQSTTAKVIESTATDAAESTTTEIPHSTTIDATAAPTTAVAPITTTTKTTNITGAPQLTAAALTESTSTGVIQSSTTAATPSTSTEATQLSSTEVTESTTTAVTVSPISGKAESTTVIVIQSHVTGTTESTSTEAIESTTTTGESQSTKFVATASSSTVIGETLSPTITATPITTTKTTTISGAIQLFTTGVTASTTIGISHSTTNDATQSTKPAVSSTTGSTESTTTRKASQSTTFGATSSSSTVIGVTVSPHTTLTPITVTNITGTSQLTAIGVTESTTNGLTQTSTTAATPSPSTEATQSTMTGATLSTINEVTESTTTDEAQSTTAKLIESTTTDAAESTTTEIPHSTTIDATAAPPTTVAPITTTKTTNIIGTSQLTATAVSESTTTGVTQSSTTAATPSTSTEATQVSTTEVTESTTTAVTLSPTSDEVESTTAIVMQSHVIGTTESTSTEAIESTTTTGAPQSTTFVATASSSTIIGETTSPTTTATPTTTNITGTSQLTATGVTESTTTGLTHSSTTAATQSTSTEARQSTMAGATQSTTTEVTESQTTDATESATTAVIQSPTAGASTSNSTRAVASTTTTGAPLSTAIGATASPTTTATPIATTNRTTITGATQLITNGVTESTTTGISYSTTNDATESTIPAVSPTTDATKPTSAGAIESITTTGAPKSTTTVIPITTTMTTTTTAATTTPTTTTTTTTTPTTTTTTTTTTTTTPTSTTTRPPSRPAFLIAIRVVFVIEFQQSLADPQSLEFQQQARPIENACGSIYRQRYGSLFLRAIVIAFRLSPTRTDNVEADVDIEFNETSTEPRPESSDVVETLAQAINDSTSDFNLTVVPDSISVTSAPRSRAIPQFRTNDRFIADLSVSTSNAFHTRASLIKKELEPFFVEDFQPDFISLSPTSFSNGSIIHMADILVTSNSTIPNDIQIISTLTRAAESGNLTFTIISINGTVVSAGELSHKINLLSALGLTFISLYVALPW; this is encoded by the exons ATGATTGGTGCAACGCTATCAACTATCAATGAAGTAACAGAATCAGCAACAACTGATGAAGCACAATCAACTACCGCTAAAGTGATTGAATCAACGGCAACTGATGCAGcagaatcaactacaactgaaaTACCACATTCAACTACAATTGATGCAACAGCAGCCCCTACCACAGCTGTTGCCCccattacaacaacaacaaaaacaacaaacataacTGGAGCGCCACAATTAACTGCCGCTGCTCTAACAGAATCAACTTCAACTGGTGTGATTCAGTCATCTACAACAGCTGCAACACCATCAACTTCAACTGAAGCAACACAGTTATCTTCCACTGAAGTGACGGAATCAACTACAACTGCTGTAACAGTGTCACCTATAAGTGGTAAAGCGGAATCAACTACAGTTATTGTAATACAATCACATGTAACTGGTACAACAGAATCAACATCAACTGAAGCAATAGAATCAACTACTACAACTGGAGAATCCCAATCAACTAAATTTGTTGCAACAGCATCATCTTCAACTGTAATTGGTGAAACATTGTCCCCTACTATAACTGCTACCCcaattacaacaacaaaaaccacaACCATAAGTGGGGCAATACAACTATTTACCACTGGCGTAACAGCATCAACCACAATTGGAATATCACATTCAACAACAAATgatgcaacacaatcaactaaaCCTGCTGTGTCGTCTACAACTGGTTCAACAGAATCAACTACTACAAGGAAAGCATCCCAATCAACTACATTTGGTGCAACATCATCATCTTCAACTGTAATTGGTGTAACCGTATCTCCTCACACAACTCTTACCCCAATTACAGTAACAAACATAACTGGAACATCACAATTAACTGCCATTGGTGTAACAGAATCAACTACAAATGGTCTAACTCAGACATCTACAACTGCTGCAACACCATCACCTTCAACTGAAGCAACTCAGTCAACCATGACTGGTGCAACACTATCAACTATCAATGAAGTGACAGAATCAACAACAACTGATGAAGCACAATCAACTACCGCTAAACTGATTGAATCTACGACAACTGATGCAGcagaatcaactacaactgaaaTACCACATTCAACTACAATTGATGCAACAGCAGCCCCTCCCACAACAGTTGCCCCcattacaacaacaaaaacaacaaacataatTGGAACATCACAATTAACTGCCACTGCTGTATcagaatcaactacaactggtgTGACTCAGTCATCTACAACAGCTGCAACACCATCAACTTCAACTGAAGCAACACAAGTATCTACCACTGAAGTGACGGAATCAACTACAACTGCTGTTACACTGTCACCTACAAGTGATGAAGTGGAATCAACTACAGCTATTGTAATGCAATCACATGTAATTGGTACAACAGAATCAACATCAACTGAAGCAATAGAATCAACTACTACAACTGGAGCACCCCAATCAACTACATTTGTTGCAACAGCATCATCTTCAACTATAATTGGTGAAACAACATCCCCTACCACAACTgctacaccaacaacaacaaacataacTGGAACATCACAATTAACTGCCACTGGTGTAAcagaatcaactacaactggtcTAACTCACTCATCTACAACTGCTGCAACGCAATCAACTTCAACTGAAGCAAGGCAGTCAACCATGGCTggtgcaacacaatcaactaccaCTGAAGTGACAGAATCACAGACAACGGATGCAACAGAATCAGCTACAACTGCTGTAATACAGTCACCTACAGCTGGTGCATCTACATCAAACTCAACTAGAGCAGTAGCATCAACTACTACAACTGGAGCACCACTATCAACTGCAATTGGTGCAACAGCATCCCCTACCACAACTGCTACCCCAATTGCAACAACAAACAGAACAACCATAACTGGGGCAACACAACTAATTACCAACGGTGTAAcagaatcaactacaactggaatATCATATTCAACTACGAATGATGCAACAGAATCAACTATACCTGCTGTGTCACCTACAACTGATGCAACAAAACCAACTTCAGCTGGAGCAATAGAATCAATTACTACAACTGGAGCACcaaaatcaactacaactgTTATCCCCATTACAACGACAATGACAACGACGAcgacagcagcaacaacaacaccaacaacaacgacgacgacaacaacaacaccaacaacgacgacgacgacaacgacgacaacaacaacaacaccaactagCACTACAACTAGACCACCATCACGTCCTGCATTTTTAATTGCAATTCGAGTGGTCTTTGTCATAGAATTTCAGCAAAGTCTTgctgacccacagagcttagagttccagCAACAAGCAAGGCCgattgaaaatgca TGTGGCTCTATCTATCGACAACGCTACGGAAGTCTGTTTCTGCGGGCCATTGTGATCGCATTCAG GCTTTCTCCAACTCGAACAGACAATGTTGAGGCAGATGTTGACATTGAATTCAATGAAACTTCAACTGAACCCCGTCCTGAAAGCAGcgatgttgttgaaaccttggCTCAAGCCATAAATGACTCAACTTCAGACTTTAATCTGACTGTGGTTCCTGAttccatatctgtgacaa gtGCACCCCGCTCAAGAGCTATTCCCCAGTTCCGAACCAATGACAGGTTTATTGCTGATCTTTCGGTATCTACTTCCAACGCCTTCCACACCAGAGCTTCACTCATCAAAAAAGAG CTTGAGCCGTTTTTTGTTGAAGACTTTCAACCAGATTTCATAAGCTTGTCACCAACAAGCTTCAG TAACGGATCAATTATCCATATGGCGGACATTTTAGTAACCAGCAACTCCACAATCCCCAATGACATACAGATTATTTCTACGTTGACCAGAGCTGCAGAGAGTGGGAATTTAACATTTACCATCATCTCCATCAATGGCACAG tggtgtcaGCAGGTGAACTCAGTCACAAGATTAACCTCTTGAGTGCCCTTGGGCTTACCTTCATATCGCTCTATGTGGCTCTGCCCTGGTGA
- the LOC134067875 gene encoding mucin-2-like isoform X2 has protein sequence MESTTDSTSARVTQTTITGATPLTTTGVTESMSTGGTESTSTTETQSTIPGATQSSSTEATESATSVVAQSTTTTATDSTTVQQNPTQSTITTLTESTSTGGQPSTISDATQSTTTIVMESTTDSTSAGVTQTTITGVTSLTTSGVTESMSTGITESTSITATQSTMTGAIQSSSTEATELTTFVVTQSTTTSATDSTTVQQNPTKSTITTLTGSTSTGGPPSTISDATSSTTTIVIESTTDSTSTGVTQPTITGVTQLTTTGVTESMSTGITESTSTTATQSTIPGATQSSSTEASESTTSVVAQSTTTSATESTTGQQNPTQSTMTTLTESTSTGGPPSTISDATQSTTTIVMESTTDSTSTGVTPSTITGVTQLTTTGVTESMSTGGTESTSITATQSTMTGAIQSSSTEATESTTSVVLQSTTTSATDSTTVQQNPTQSTITTLTESTSTGGPPSTMSDATQSTTTIVMESTTDTTSTGVTQSTITGVTQLTTTGVTESTSTGGTESASTAATQSSSTEATESTTFVVTQSITTRATTTGATQTTLTTATESTSAGGPLSTTGDATQSTSTGAPQSTISGSTQSTTADAPQSSSTEAIETTTFPVTLSTTTGATTTGATQSTTTTATESISTGVPQSTTGDATESTSTDPPQSTISGRTQSTTTKITESTIESTSIGVTQSTITGATQSTTTGVTESTVSGATQSNTNKVTESTTESTSTEVTQSNITGVTQLTITGVSESTTSGGTQSTSIAATQSTMFGVTQRSSTEATESTTNRATESTTTGVTQSTLTTATESTSTGGPQSTISGTTQSTTTIVTESTTESTSTGVTQSTITEATQLTTTGVTESPTTSGTQSTSTAATQSTSTAATQSTMTGTTQLSLTEATESTTFVVTQSTTTGATQSTLTMARESSSTGVPHSTTSDATQSTTTESTSTGATQSTITGATQLTTTGVTELTISGATQSTTTEVTESTTIEVPQSSTIDATESTTVVESQSTVSGATLTTTTGGIQSSTTETPQSLTTGALESILTGVTQSVTTGATLLTTNKETLSTLSAIPPSTMTSTIQSPTTTSQSNITQVTQSTMLGSTSTTVIGAKLSTTVIFSTSPHSTCQCVCLPLTTGEPQSVFNTTTSTPATTTTTTLAPTTMTIMTPSTTTTSSTPATTITTTLAPTTMTITTPSTTTTTTSTPATTTTTILAPTTMTITTPSTTTTTTSTPATTTTTILAPTTMTITTPSTTTTTTSTPATTTTTTLAPTTMTIMTPSTTTTSSTPATTITTTLAPTTMTITTPSTTTTTTTTTTTTTTTTTTIRPTSRPAFIIVMRVVLVIVFQPALNNSQSVEFQQQARTFQNACDLIYRQRYQSRFLRTIVIAFRLSRNRLDNVETDFNLVFNDTSPERLPDSSDVVETLAKAIINSTSGFNLTVVPGSISVTSEPRSRAIPQFRTNDTFIADLSVSTSEAFRSRASLIKTELEPFFVEDFQPDFISLTPTSFSNGSIIHMTDIFVSANSTFPNDTQIIATLTRAAESGNLSITIISINGTAVSAGELSNKINLLSALGLTFISLYVGLPW, from the exons ATGGAATCAACTACAGATTCAACCTCAGCTCGAGTTACACAGACAACTATAACTGGAGCGACACCATTAACTACCACTGGTGTAacagaatcaatgtcaactgGTGGAACAGAATCAACTTCAACTACAGAAACACAATCAACCATTCCTGGTGCAACACAATCATCTTCAACAGAAGCAACAGAATCAGCAACATCTGTTGTggcacaatcaactacaactactGCAACAGATTCAACAACAGTCCAACAGAATCCAACACAGTCAACTATAACTACACTTACAGAATCTACTTCAACTGGAGGACAACCTTCAACCATATCTgatgcaacacagtcaactacaACCATAGTGATGGAATCAACTACAGATTCAACCTCAGCTGGAGTTACACAGACAACTATAACTGGAGTGACATCATTAACTACCAGTGGTGTAacagaatcaatgtcaactgGTATAACAGAATCAACTTCAAttacagcaacacaatcaaccatGACCGGTGCAATACAATCATCTTCAACTGAAGCAACAGAATTAACTACATTTGTTgtgacacaatcaactacaactagtGCAACAGATTCAACAACAGTCCAACAGAATCCAACAAAGTCAACTATAACTACACTTACAGGATCTACTTCAACTGGAGGACCACCTTCAACCATTTCTGATGCAACATCGTCAACTACAACCATAGTGATAGAATCAACTACAGATTCAACCTCTACTGGAGTTACACAGCCAACTATAACTGGAGTGACACAATTAACTACCACTGGTGTAacagaatcaatgtcaactgGTATAACAGAATCAACTTCAActacagcaacacaatcaaccatTCCTGGTGCAACACAATCATCTTCAACTGAAGCATCagaatcaacaacatctgttgtggcacaatcaactacaactagtGCAACAGAATCAACAACAGGCCAACAGAATCCAACACAGTCAACTATGACTACACTTACAGAATCTACTTCAACTGGGGGACCACCTTCAACCATATCTgatgcaacacagtcaactacaACCATAGTGATGGAATCAACTACAGATTCAACCTCTACTGGAGTTACACCGTCAACTATAACTGGAGTGACACAATTAACTACCACTGGTGTAacagaatcaatgtcaactgGTGGAACAGAATCAACTTCAAttacagcaacacaatcaaccatGACCGGTGCAATACAATCATCTTCAACTGAAGCAACAGAATCAACTACATCTGTTGTgttacaatcaactacaactagtGCAACAGATTCAACAACAGTCCAACAGAATCCAACACAGTCAACTATAACTACACTTACAGAATCTACTTCAACTGGAGGACCACCTTCAACCATGTCTgatgcaacacagtcaactacaACCATAGTGATGGAATCAACAACAGATACAACCTCTACTGGAGTTACACAGTCAACTATAACTGGAGTGACACAATTAACTACCACTGGTGTAACAGAATCAACGTCAACTGGTGGAACAGAATCAGCTTCAACTGCAGCAACACAATCATCTTCGACTGAAGCTACAGAATCAACTACATTTGTTGTGACACAATCAATTACAACTAGggcaactacaactggagcaacacagacAACCTTAACTACAGCAACAGAGTCTACATCAGCGGGAGGACCACTTTCAACTACAGGTGATGCAACACAATCAACATCAACTGGAGCACCACAATCAACCATATCTGGATCGACACAATCAACTACAGCTGATGCACCACAATCATCTTCAACTGAAGCAATAGAAACAACTACATTTCCTGTGACActatcaactacaactggagcaactacaactggagcaacacagtcaacCACAACTACAGCAACAGAATCCATTTCAACTGGAGTACCACAGTCAACCACAGGTGATGCAACAGAATCCACATCAACTGATCCACCACAATCAACCATATCTGGTagaacacaatcaactacaaccaAAATAACAGAATCAACTATAGAATCAACCTCAATTGGAGTTACACAATCAACCataactggagcaacacaatcaactaccaCTGGTGTAACAGAATCAACTGTATCGGGTGCAACACAATCAAATACTAACAAAGTGACGGAATCAACTACAGAATCAACCTCAACTGAAGTTACACAGTCAAACATAACAGGTGTGACACAATTAACTATCACTGGTGTATCAGAATCAACTACAAGTGGTGGAACACAATCAACTTCAATtgcagcaacacaatcaaccatGTTTGGTGTAACACAACGATCTTCAACTGAAGCAACAGAATCAACTACAAATAGAGCAACAGAATCAACAACAACTGGAGTGACACAGTCAACCTTAACTACAGCAACAGAATCTACTTCAACTGGAGGACCACAATCAACCATATCTGGTacaacacagtcaactacaACCATAGTAACAGAATCAACTACTGAATCAACTTCAACTGGAGTTACACAGTCCACCATAACTGAAGCGACACAATTAACTACCACTGGTGTAACAGAATCACCTACAACTAGTGGAACACAATCAACTTCAACtgcagcaacacaatcaacttcaacggcagcaacacaatcaaccatGACTGGTACGACACAGCTATCTCTAACTGAGGCTACAGAATCAACTACATTTGTTgtgacacaatcaactacaactggagcgaCACAGTCAACCTTAACTATGGCAAGAGAATCTTCTTCAACTGGAGTGCCACATTCAACTACAAGTgatgcaacacaatcaactacaaccgAATCAACCTCAACTGGAGCTACACAGTCAACCATAACTGGAGCGACACAATTAACTACCACTGGTGTAACAGAATTGACCATATCTGGTGCAACACAATCGACTACAACTGAAGTGACGGAATCAACTACAATTGAAGTACCACAATCATCTACAATTGATGCAACAGAATCAACTACAGTTGTAGAATCACAATCAACCGTATCTGGTGCAACATTAACAACCACAACTGGGGGAATACAATCATCTACCACTGAAACACCACAGTCGCTTACAACTGGTGCATTAGAGTCAATTCTAACTGGAGTGACACAATCAGTCACAACCGGAGCAACTCTGTTAACTACAAACAAAGAGACACTGTCAACTTTGAGTGCAATACCACCATCTACCATGACTAGTACAATTCAGTCACCAACAACTACATCACAATCTAACATAACTCAAGTAACACAATCCACAATGCTTGGCTCAACAAGTACCACTGTAATTGGAGCAAAGCTATCAACAACAGTCATATTTTCTACTTCTCCACACTCAACATGTCAGTGTGTATGCTTACCACTTACAACTGGAGAGCCACAATCAGTCTTTAATACAACAACCTCAACTCCAGCCACAACAACTACAACTACCCTAGCCCCTACCACAATGACTATAATGACTCCatccactaccaccaccagctCAACTCCAGCCACAACAATTACAACTACCCTAGCCCCTACCACAATGACTATAACGACTCCAtccactactaccaccaccacctcaactCCAGCCACAACAACTACAACTATCCTAGCCCCTACCACAATGACTATAACGACTCCAtccactactaccaccaccacctcaactCCAGCCACAACAACTACAACTATCCTAGCCCCTACCACAATGACTATAACGACTCCAtccactactaccaccaccacctcaactCCAGCCACAACAACTACAACTACCCTAGCCCCTACCACAATGACTATAATGACTCCatccactaccaccaccagctCAACTCCAGCCACAACAATTACAACTACCCTAGCCCCTACCACAATGACTATAACTACTCCAtccactactaccaccaccaccaccaccaccaccaccaccacaacaacaaccactacaATTAGACCAACATCACGTCCAGCTTTTATAATAGTAATGCGGGTTGTCCTTGTCATAGTATTTCAGCCAGCGCTTAACAACTCACAGAGTGTAGAGTTCCAGCAACAAGCAAGAACTTTTCAAAATGCA TGTGATTTAATTTATCGACAACGCTATCAAAGTCGGTTTCTGCGAACCATTGTGATAGCgttcag ACTGTCTCGAAATCGACTGgacaatgttgagacagatttcaaccttgtgttcaatgacacttcacctgaacgCCTCCCTGACAGCAGcgatgttgttgaaaccttggCTAAAGCCATAATCAACTCAACTTCAGGCTTTAATCTGACTGTGGTTCCTGGTTCCATATCTGTTACAA